One window from the genome of Amaranthus tricolor cultivar Red isolate AtriRed21 chromosome 9, ASM2621246v1, whole genome shotgun sequence encodes:
- the LOC130823964 gene encoding LOW QUALITY PROTEIN: CBL-interacting serine/threonine-protein kinase 20-like (The sequence of the model RefSeq protein was modified relative to this genomic sequence to represent the inferred CDS: inserted 1 base in 1 codon) — MEKTESILFQKYELGRLLGQGTFAKVCYGRHIISGQSVAIKIVDKEKVLQVGMINKIKREISVMRLVKHPNIVQLYQVMASKTKIYLAIEYVKGGELFNKISKGRLKEDQARHYFQQLISAIDFCHSRGVYHRDLKPENFLLHEYSNLKISDFELSALRDSRRHDGLLHXKRGYDGSKADIWSYGVILYVLLSGFLPFHDTNLMELYLKISKWNFRCPCWIQPEVQKLLYKILDLSHRG, encoded by the exons ATGGAGAAAACAGAATCCATTTTGTTTCAAAAATATGAGCTAGGTCGATTGCTAGGACAAGGGACATTTGCTAAAGTATGTTATGGTAGACACATAATATCAGGCCAAAGTGTAGCCATAAAAATTGTTGATAAAGAAAAAGTCCTACAAGTTGGTATGAT taacaaaatcaaaagagaAATTTCGGTAATGAGACTTGTTAAACACCCTAACATAGTCCAACTTTATCAAGTTATGGCtagcaaaacaaaaatatatttagcaataGAATATGTAAAAGGGGGTGAACTTTTTAACAAGATCTCAAAAGGAAGATTAAAAGAAGATCAAGCTAGGCATTATTTTCAACAACTTATAAGTGCTATTGATTTTTGTCATAGTCGTGGTGTTTATCATCGTGATTTAAAGCCCGAAAATTTTCTCTTGCATGAATATAGTAACCTCAAAATATCAGATTTTGAGTTAAGTGCATTACGTGATTCTAGGCGACATGACGGGCTTCTAC ATAAACGTGGGTATGACGGGTCTAAGGCGGATATTTGGTCATATGGAGTTATTTTATATGTACTTTTATCTGGTTTTTTACCATTTCATGACACAAATCTTATGGAATTGTATCTTAAGATTAGTAAATGGAATTTTAGATGTCCATGTTGGATCCAACCAGAAGTTCAAAAACTCCTTTACAAAATATTGGATCTGAGTCATAGAGGTTAA